From the Brevibacillus choshinensis genome, one window contains:
- a CDS encoding prephenate dehydrogenase, whose product MKKTTIAIIGVGLIGGSIALSMRRDPAIRVVGYDVRQDSLDKALTLGVIHAGTTDLQTAVREANVIFLAAPVEQIFATLRTLSELDLQPDVIVTDVGSTKSEIVRQAVRVVPPHVTFIGGHPMAGSHKSGVEAASDRLLENAYYVLTPDADTPEHLVNRLVDLLSLTRAKVVQMDPNTHDQVVGAVSHFPHVLASALVNLVAGYDDENAWHARLAAGGFRDITRIASSNPRMWRDVLLQNREPILKIAKDWANALEDVMDLVQAGDADRIEQFFQTARDFRDGLPERKAGALPPLYDLYIDIPDHPGEIGRITTLLGARQINIINLQIRETREDIYGALRITFQSQSEMEKGEELLRYFEYNVYKRM is encoded by the coding sequence ATGAAAAAAACCACCATAGCAATAATTGGCGTCGGACTCATTGGTGGGTCTATCGCCTTGTCCATGCGTCGCGATCCTGCGATCAGGGTCGTCGGCTACGATGTTCGTCAAGATAGTTTGGACAAGGCATTGACGCTCGGTGTCATCCATGCGGGTACGACAGACCTGCAGACAGCCGTGAGAGAAGCCAATGTCATCTTTTTGGCCGCGCCAGTGGAGCAGATATTCGCGACATTACGGACATTGTCTGAGCTGGATCTCCAACCAGATGTCATTGTAACCGATGTAGGTAGCACCAAGTCGGAGATTGTACGTCAGGCAGTCCGAGTAGTACCGCCTCACGTGACATTCATCGGAGGACATCCGATGGCAGGCTCCCATAAGTCCGGAGTAGAAGCAGCATCGGATCGACTACTGGAAAACGCTTATTACGTCTTGACTCCTGATGCAGACACCCCAGAGCATTTGGTCAATCGATTGGTCGACCTTTTATCCTTGACGAGAGCCAAAGTGGTACAGATGGACCCGAATACGCACGATCAGGTCGTAGGGGCAGTGAGTCATTTTCCTCACGTATTAGCATCTGCACTGGTAAACCTGGTAGCTGGCTACGATGACGAAAATGCGTGGCACGCGCGCCTGGCTGCGGGTGGCTTTCGCGATATTACTCGGATCGCATCCAGTAATCCACGGATGTGGCGAGATGTCCTGCTGCAAAATCGAGAACCGATCTTGAAGATCGCCAAGGACTGGGCGAATGCACTTGAAGACGTAATGGACCTGGTACAAGCCGGGGATGCTGACCGAATTGAGCAATTTTTTCAGACTGCACGCGATTTCCGCGATGGATTACCCGAGCGGAAGGCAGGGGCATTGCCGCCGTTGTATGATTTGTATATCGATATTCCTGACCATCCCGGAGAAATTGGGCGGATTACGACTCTTTTGGGTGCAAGACAAATCAACATTATCAACTTGCAGATCCGGGAGACTCGTGAAGACATTTACGGTGCGCTGCGTATCACGTTTCAGTCACAGTCTGAAATGGAAAAAGGGGAAGAGCTGCTTCGCTATTTCGAATACAATGTATACAAACGCATGTAG
- a CDS encoding zf-HC2 domain-containing protein, with product MMRCEEVQEILPEYAEKLLPEVTQRRVDNHMASCYACRADYDMWTDSGEWMKMDKEEYHSVTPSRSIVDAVMARILSEEKWAIPIGRKIFSVTARMRRMSASVAVILLMLFTFTLYLNTSSTEEANSLVINGEVMAMNTPKAQVISSSMQSDDGTYVVEAQTPASQEETLANATASIVPLDGKPISSELTKPNYSIVLSVFGILITVITMSWLTRA from the coding sequence ATGATGAGATGTGAAGAAGTTCAGGAAATTTTACCTGAATACGCCGAAAAGCTGCTACCAGAAGTGACGCAACGACGAGTAGACAATCACATGGCAAGCTGTTATGCCTGTCGCGCCGATTATGACATGTGGACGGACAGCGGCGAGTGGATGAAGATGGACAAGGAAGAGTATCATTCCGTAACGCCTTCTCGCTCGATTGTGGATGCTGTCATGGCACGGATCCTTTCAGAGGAGAAGTGGGCCATTCCTATTGGGCGAAAAATCTTTAGCGTGACAGCTAGAATGCGGCGCATGAGCGCAAGCGTTGCCGTGATTCTACTGATGTTGTTCACCTTTACCTTGTACCTGAATACGAGTTCTACGGAAGAAGCGAACTCGTTGGTTATCAACGGTGAAGTGATGGCGATGAACACCCCTAAGGCTCAGGTGATTTCTTCCTCCATGCAATCTGACGACGGTACGTACGTCGTCGAAGCGCAGACGCCTGCTTCTCAGGAGGAAACTCTCGCTAACGCTACGGCTTCGATCGTGCCACTCGATGGAAAACCAATTTCGAGTGAATTGACCAAACCCAACTACAGCATCGTGCTCAGTGTTTTTGGTATTCTCATAACTGTTATTACAATGAGCTGGCTTACACGGGCATAA
- the trpB gene encoding tryptophan synthase subunit beta — MKEATTTTRIVPDEKGRFGVFGGKFVPETLMNALTELEASFAEATQNPAFCQELNHLLSEYAGRPTPLTYAERLTEELGGARIYLKREDLNHTGAHKLNNALGQGLLAKRMGKKSIIAETGAGQHGVASATVAAKLGLSCKVFMGEEDIRRQSLNVFRMKLLGAEVIPAVSGSRTLKDATNEAIRYWVSNVEETFYVIGSVVGPHPYPYIVREFQKIIGEETRAQILQMLGKLPDEVIACVGGGSNAIGMFYPFIQDETVALRGVEAAGQGVNTDKHAATLSLGRPGVIHGSLTYLLQDEHGQVQEAHSISAGLDYPGVGPEHAYLKDNGRVTYTSVTDAEALEAVQILCRTEGIIPALESAHAIAEAVKRAPQMSKDEILVICLSGRGDKDVLTIQDALESEKGGER, encoded by the coding sequence ATGAAGGAAGCAACGACAACTACGCGAATCGTGCCTGATGAAAAAGGTCGCTTTGGAGTGTTCGGAGGAAAATTTGTACCGGAAACATTGATGAATGCTTTGACTGAATTGGAAGCTTCATTTGCGGAAGCGACACAGAATCCGGCTTTTTGCCAAGAATTGAATCATCTGTTGAGCGAATACGCAGGTAGACCAACGCCACTCACTTATGCAGAGCGATTGACGGAGGAGCTGGGTGGAGCGCGCATTTATCTCAAGCGGGAAGACCTCAATCACACCGGGGCTCACAAATTGAACAATGCTCTTGGTCAAGGACTTTTGGCAAAGCGCATGGGGAAAAAATCGATTATCGCAGAAACCGGGGCAGGTCAGCACGGTGTGGCCAGTGCGACAGTCGCCGCGAAATTGGGACTCTCCTGCAAGGTTTTCATGGGAGAGGAAGACATCCGCAGACAATCCTTGAATGTTTTCCGCATGAAGCTGTTAGGTGCTGAAGTCATTCCGGCAGTTTCCGGTTCTCGTACGTTGAAGGATGCAACGAATGAAGCGATCCGTTACTGGGTTTCCAATGTGGAAGAGACGTTTTATGTCATCGGCTCAGTAGTAGGTCCTCATCCGTATCCCTATATCGTTCGTGAGTTTCAAAAAATCATCGGTGAAGAAACACGCGCTCAAATCCTACAAATGCTTGGCAAGCTGCCAGATGAAGTAATCGCCTGTGTAGGTGGTGGAAGCAATGCAATCGGGATGTTCTATCCTTTCATCCAGGATGAAACGGTCGCATTACGAGGAGTAGAGGCAGCTGGACAAGGTGTGAATACAGATAAGCATGCAGCCACACTGAGCCTCGGTCGTCCAGGTGTGATTCACGGCTCCCTGACCTATTTGCTGCAGGATGAGCATGGACAGGTACAAGAAGCGCACTCCATTTCCGCTGGCTTGGATTATCCAGGCGTTGGACCAGAGCATGCTTATTTAAAAGATAATGGTCGAGTGACCTATACTTCTGTGACGGATGCCGAAGCATTAGAGGCGGTACAAATACTTTGCCGGACAGAGGGCATTATCCCGGCTCTGGAGAGCGCCCATGCGATCGCCGAAGCTGTCAAACGTGCGCCACAAATGTCCAAGGATGAAATATTGGTGATATGTCTATCAGGACGTGGAGACAAAGACGTATTGACCATCCAGGATGCACTAGAGAGTGAAAAAGGAGGCGAGCGGTAA
- a CDS encoding RNA polymerase sigma factor codes for MTDSQLIREIKEGNLECYAELIRRYEKKILSFVTHLLRQAHLEHIAEDICQETFYKAYKSIHSFRDVEATFSTWLYTIARNSVLSELRKSRNSDVYLDDTLQVPVASAKSLPEQVLLRNERESMVRQAINSLPEKQRSALILREYEQMDYTEIATILDLTVSSVKSLLFRARQSIRGQLETYILDPHLDEAEGMNR; via the coding sequence ATGACCGATTCCCAGCTTATCCGAGAGATTAAAGAAGGTAATCTGGAATGCTATGCTGAACTGATTCGTCGATATGAGAAAAAGATCCTCTCCTTTGTCACACATTTACTGCGTCAGGCACATTTGGAACATATCGCAGAGGATATCTGTCAGGAGACGTTTTATAAGGCGTATAAAAGCATTCATTCTTTCCGAGATGTAGAAGCTACCTTTTCTACCTGGCTCTATACGATTGCCCGTAATTCCGTGCTCAGTGAACTGCGCAAAAGCCGAAATTCGGACGTGTATTTGGATGATACGCTGCAAGTGCCAGTCGCATCTGCCAAATCATTACCCGAGCAAGTATTGTTGCGCAATGAACGTGAGTCTATGGTCAGACAGGCAATTAACAGCCTGCCGGAAAAACAGCGTTCAGCTCTGATCTTACGTGAGTATGAACAAATGGATTATACAGAGATCGCAACTATCCTAGATTTGACGGTCAGCTCTGTAAAGTCATTGCTTTTCCGAGCAAGGCAAAGTATTAGAGGACAGTTGGAAACCTACATCCTGGACCCTCATTTGGATGAAGCTGAAGGGATGAACCGATGA
- the trpC gene encoding indole-3-glycerol phosphate synthase TrpC, producing the protein MLRKIVEKKREEVGRLHIEKSMSALLADAKAMDKPRGFRQALETSVRPVSVIAEVKKASPSKGLIRPDFDPVAIAKAYDAAQVECMSVLTDEFFFQGSLAYLSMIHEAVKRPLLRKDFLIDERQVVEARAAGADAILLIAAILESDQLRHLYQTAEELGMDVLVEVHDRKECEMVFQSITPKLLGINNRNLNTFQTDLKVTHEVIADIPTSITVVSESGISVPGDIENVREAGARAVLVGEHFMRQSDVTQAVISLVGEAVGSKSGVIL; encoded by the coding sequence ATGCTTCGTAAAATCGTAGAGAAAAAACGGGAAGAAGTAGGCCGTTTACACATAGAAAAATCAATGTCCGCGTTGTTGGCGGATGCCAAAGCGATGGATAAACCCCGAGGATTTCGCCAGGCACTAGAGACGAGTGTGCGTCCTGTCAGTGTGATTGCCGAGGTAAAAAAAGCATCGCCTTCTAAAGGCTTGATTCGGCCAGATTTTGACCCTGTGGCGATCGCCAAAGCCTATGACGCGGCGCAGGTAGAATGTATGTCTGTACTAACGGATGAATTCTTTTTCCAAGGAAGTCTTGCGTATCTCAGCATGATTCATGAGGCAGTGAAACGACCGTTGTTACGAAAAGATTTTCTCATCGATGAGCGGCAAGTGGTTGAAGCGAGGGCTGCCGGTGCAGATGCGATCCTGCTCATCGCAGCGATCCTCGAAAGTGATCAGCTGCGACACTTATACCAAACAGCCGAAGAGCTGGGGATGGACGTCTTGGTAGAAGTGCACGACCGTAAAGAGTGCGAGATGGTGTTTCAATCGATCACGCCTAAACTGCTCGGTATTAATAACCGGAATCTCAATACGTTCCAAACAGATCTAAAGGTTACCCATGAAGTGATTGCAGACATACCCACCTCCATCACGGTAGTGAGTGAGAGCGGGATATCTGTCCCTGGTGATATTGAAAATGTTCGAGAGGCTGGAGCGAGAGCGGTCTTGGTGGGGGAGCATTTCATGAGACAGTCCGATGTGACACAAGCCGTTATTTCGTTAGTAGGAGAGGCTGTCGGTTCGAAATCAGGGGTGATCTTGTGA
- the hisC gene encoding histidinol-phosphate transaminase, translated as MQPKQRILNAPVYQPGKPIDDVKREYGLTEVIKLASNENPYGSSPKAKEAIAAQLDNLAIYPDGASLSLRWDLAEFLGVKPAQLIFGNGSDENLLMISRAYLSEGTNTVMASPTFSQYRSNAIIEGAELIEVPLKNGVHDLDAMAAAINEQTRVVWVCNPNNPSGTIVTTAELESFLKKVPQNVLVVLDEAYYEYVVDPEYPQTVPMLADYPNLIILRTFSKIYGLATLRVGYGIASEELVSQLEHVREPFNTGTLGQVAARAALHDQDFVKNCRERNREGMKQFTDAFEEWGLDYYPSQTNFILVNLNRDSDEVFKKLLSQGIIIRSGNALGHPGYQRITIGTPEQNEKVLSVLKDIVTGALK; from the coding sequence ATGCAACCGAAGCAGCGGATACTGAATGCACCGGTATATCAACCCGGGAAACCTATTGATGACGTCAAAAGGGAATATGGTTTGACGGAAGTAATCAAGCTGGCGTCCAACGAAAATCCATATGGATCATCGCCAAAAGCAAAAGAAGCTATTGCTGCTCAGCTGGACAATTTGGCGATTTATCCGGATGGAGCGAGCCTGAGCTTGCGTTGGGATCTGGCTGAGTTTCTCGGAGTAAAACCGGCTCAGTTGATCTTTGGAAATGGCTCAGACGAAAATCTGTTGATGATTTCCCGCGCCTATTTAAGTGAGGGCACCAACACGGTAATGGCGTCTCCGACGTTTTCTCAATACCGCTCCAATGCAATCATTGAAGGCGCTGAGCTGATTGAAGTACCGTTGAAAAATGGTGTGCACGATCTGGATGCGATGGCTGCTGCGATTAATGAACAGACCCGCGTCGTGTGGGTATGCAACCCGAACAACCCATCTGGCACAATCGTGACAACAGCAGAGCTGGAATCCTTCCTGAAAAAAGTTCCGCAAAACGTGCTCGTTGTTTTGGATGAAGCTTATTACGAATACGTAGTGGATCCGGAATATCCGCAAACCGTTCCTATGCTGGCTGATTACCCGAATCTGATCATCCTGCGTACGTTCTCCAAAATCTACGGACTGGCGACTCTGCGCGTTGGATACGGCATCGCTTCGGAAGAGCTCGTCTCACAGCTGGAACATGTGCGTGAGCCGTTTAATACCGGTACCCTCGGTCAGGTAGCAGCTCGTGCAGCTCTCCACGATCAGGATTTCGTGAAAAACTGCCGTGAGCGCAACCGTGAAGGCATGAAACAATTCACTGACGCTTTTGAAGAATGGGGTCTGGATTACTATCCATCGCAGACTAACTTCATTCTCGTCAACCTGAATCGTGATTCGGATGAGGTGTTCAAGAAGCTCTTGAGCCAAGGCATCATTATTCGTTCCGGAAACGCACTCGGACATCCGGGCTACCAACGCATCACGATTGGTACACCGGAGCAAAATGAGAAAGTACTTTCCGTGCTGAAAGATATTGTTACAGGCGCATTGAAATAA
- a CDS encoding phosphoribosylanthranilate isomerase — protein MTRVKICGIKRVETLSLLKELAVDYVGFVFAPSKRKVDASTAKSILSAVPNHPPAVGVFVNPSLAELDEVIEQVPLAVIQLHGQETPEYCQQVRERFSLPVWKALAVGGEDDAAAEIERYADNVDAFLFDTYDPSQAGGTGKRFSWEHIPHLQVACKEKACIIAGGINAGNVSELVNRYQAGVIDVSSGVETDGEKDAEKIKTLVERVKAHEGSNDNYANRA, from the coding sequence GTGACCCGCGTCAAAATTTGTGGGATCAAACGGGTAGAGACCTTGTCGTTGTTAAAGGAGCTCGCAGTCGATTACGTAGGCTTCGTTTTTGCACCTAGTAAGCGCAAAGTAGATGCATCAACAGCCAAGTCGATTCTTTCCGCTGTTCCAAACCATCCACCTGCCGTTGGTGTGTTCGTTAATCCATCGCTCGCAGAATTGGATGAGGTTATCGAACAGGTTCCTCTCGCGGTGATTCAGTTGCACGGGCAGGAGACCCCGGAGTATTGTCAACAAGTCAGAGAGCGCTTTTCGCTGCCAGTCTGGAAAGCACTCGCGGTTGGCGGGGAAGACGATGCAGCAGCAGAAATCGAACGATATGCGGACAACGTAGACGCTTTCTTATTTGATACGTACGATCCGAGTCAAGCTGGTGGTACGGGCAAACGCTTTTCGTGGGAGCATATCCCTCACTTGCAGGTAGCATGCAAGGAAAAAGCGTGCATCATTGCTGGTGGAATCAATGCTGGAAATGTATCAGAACTAGTCAATCGATATCAGGCGGGCGTCATCGATGTATCGAGTGGAGTCGAAACAGACGGAGAAAAAGATGCCGAGAAAATAAAAACGTTGGTGGAGAGGGTGAAGGCGCATGAAGGAAGCAACGACAACTACGCGAATCGTGCCTGA
- a CDS encoding amidohydrolase family protein: MSQQEMVIRGGLVVTSYGVREADIWIVDGKITRIAKDTLQKSSLAPPPVEVDATGMYLLPGFIGMPQLPLYRIRDRNTYMESLRSMIKMGCTSFVDTFYPDAWMNLKQVKYQQTPHFNSSIDYVWHVGLDVSQLNEGEVSKWNKRGYPALHVALRSQEDISSINWETISQLHTSNKTILHLHMPSGSSTKDQRERLRLSWMEATQYWKLRTVISESTAELDPITVDPYYHIFRLKKEWTDRAMRLMYQNWFRTMPFIAPLNDVQIDYRRRWCQEEELLCLLVRLASTNVAKAVGLFPRKGALLPGSDADIVFLKKENWLTKYDVSTILNFSEKQLPASVMSNGKWIYRDTRFISSVGMGRCLFDTRPYTFVI; the protein is encoded by the coding sequence GTGTCGCAACAGGAGATGGTTATTCGTGGCGGATTGGTCGTAACATCGTATGGAGTAAGAGAGGCAGATATTTGGATCGTGGATGGAAAAATCACGCGGATCGCCAAGGACACCTTGCAGAAGTCCTCCTTGGCACCTCCACCTGTCGAAGTAGATGCGACTGGTATGTATTTATTGCCGGGTTTCATTGGAATGCCACAGCTACCGTTATATCGGATCAGAGACCGGAATACATATATGGAAAGTTTGCGCAGTATGATTAAAATGGGTTGTACAAGCTTCGTCGATACTTTTTACCCCGATGCTTGGATGAACCTTAAACAAGTGAAGTATCAACAGACACCTCATTTTAATAGCTCGATTGATTACGTATGGCATGTCGGGCTCGACGTTTCCCAATTAAACGAAGGAGAGGTAAGCAAGTGGAACAAGCGTGGCTATCCAGCGCTACACGTCGCTTTACGATCCCAAGAAGATATTTCCAGCATAAATTGGGAAACGATTTCGCAGCTTCATACGTCAAATAAGACGATTCTTCATTTACACATGCCGTCAGGCTCATCTACCAAGGACCAAAGAGAAAGACTCAGGCTCTCTTGGATGGAAGCGACACAGTATTGGAAGCTCCGCACTGTGATTTCTGAATCGACAGCTGAGCTAGATCCCATTACGGTCGATCCTTATTACCATATCTTCCGCCTAAAGAAAGAATGGACGGACCGAGCTATGCGACTTATGTATCAGAATTGGTTTCGGACCATGCCTTTTATCGCACCTCTGAACGATGTCCAGATCGATTATCGGCGGAGATGGTGCCAGGAAGAAGAGCTCCTCTGTTTGTTGGTTCGACTAGCTTCGACGAATGTCGCCAAAGCTGTAGGGTTATTTCCGAGAAAAGGTGCGTTACTACCTGGCTCAGATGCAGATATTGTCTTCCTAAAAAAGGAAAACTGGTTGACAAAGTATGATGTTTCCACTATTCTCAATTTTAGTGAAAAGCAACTTCCAGCATCTGTTATGTCGAACGGTAAATGGATTTATCGAGATACGCGATTTATTTCTTCAGTAGGCATGGGGAGGTGTCTATTCGACACCAGACCCTACACATTTGTCATATAA
- the aroA gene encoding 3-phosphoshikimate 1-carboxyvinyltransferase, with protein MLRVRQANKINGTVKVPGDKSISHRAVMFGSLAEGTTTIEGFLTGADCLSTISCFRRMGIQIEQHGDKVTVEGKGWYGLQEPSERLDVGNSGTTIRLMSGIMSTQPFHVVMEGDESIAKRPMRRVIGPLRQMGAKIDGRKDGEFTPLAIRGGDLQGISYQSPVASAQVKSAILLAGLQAKGVTSVTEPHLSRDHTERMLAAFGVNVVRDGLTVSVEGGQSLKGRAIQVPGDISSAAFLIAAVMMLPGSSLLIENVGINPSRTGIIDVVQAMGGDLELVNERVVNEEPVADLLVKHSQLQGIEIAGDIIPRLIDEIPVIAVMATQAKGRTVIRDAEELKVKETDRIATVVSQLSKFGAKVTPTDDGMIIEGESVLSGAVIDSMGDHRIGMAMAIAGLSASGETVIENEEAIDVSFPGFAELLERISQ; from the coding sequence GTGCTTCGCGTAAGACAAGCTAATAAAATTAATGGAACGGTCAAAGTTCCTGGAGATAAGTCCATTTCACACCGAGCTGTTATGTTCGGCTCATTGGCCGAGGGAACGACAACCATTGAAGGTTTTCTCACTGGCGCTGACTGCCTCAGCACGATTAGCTGCTTCCGCCGTATGGGGATTCAAATTGAACAGCACGGAGATAAAGTAACGGTTGAAGGAAAAGGATGGTATGGCTTGCAGGAGCCATCTGAACGATTGGATGTAGGTAACTCCGGTACGACGATCCGCTTGATGTCCGGGATCATGTCTACACAGCCGTTTCATGTGGTCATGGAAGGTGATGAGTCTATTGCCAAAAGACCGATGCGTCGCGTAATCGGCCCTCTGCGTCAAATGGGAGCCAAAATCGATGGACGTAAAGATGGTGAGTTCACACCACTCGCGATTCGCGGGGGCGATCTTCAAGGGATCTCCTACCAATCACCAGTTGCCAGTGCGCAAGTCAAGTCTGCGATACTCCTTGCAGGCTTGCAGGCAAAAGGGGTAACGAGCGTGACAGAGCCGCACTTGTCTCGTGATCATACAGAACGCATGCTGGCTGCCTTTGGTGTGAACGTCGTGCGTGACGGCTTGACGGTCTCTGTAGAGGGAGGACAGTCCTTAAAGGGACGTGCTATTCAGGTGCCAGGAGACATTTCCTCTGCGGCTTTCCTGATTGCGGCTGTCATGATGCTGCCCGGAAGCTCTCTGCTGATCGAAAATGTGGGAATCAATCCTAGCCGTACGGGCATCATTGACGTGGTACAGGCGATGGGTGGAGACCTGGAGCTGGTAAACGAGCGAGTGGTAAATGAAGAGCCGGTTGCTGATCTATTAGTCAAGCACTCGCAGCTGCAGGGAATCGAGATTGCAGGTGATATCATTCCACGCCTGATCGATGAGATCCCTGTGATTGCGGTGATGGCTACCCAAGCGAAAGGTCGCACAGTGATTCGCGATGCAGAAGAGTTGAAAGTCAAGGAAACTGACCGGATCGCCACAGTCGTCAGTCAGTTGTCCAAATTCGGAGCGAAAGTAACGCCTACAGATGATGGAATGATCATTGAAGGAGAGTCCGTATTGTCGGGTGCCGTAATCGACAGCATGGGTGACCACAGGATCGGGATGGCGATGGCAATTGCCGGGCTCTCAGCTTCGGGAGAAACCGTCATCGAAAATGAAGAAGCGATTGATGTATCCTTCCCAGGCTTCGCTGAGCTGCTGGAGCGAATCAGCCAATAA
- a CDS encoding tetratricopeptide repeat protein, whose product MPKKWLYVIDEAVKRIENDELELGLTALQKVQEHGKDLPEVMMYLSEVWYRLGHLEEAGELLSDVMEKNPGMEPSLRRECQMLLAEIALDSSDFETAQHLLYECKESGYESIQLDLLLADLYSLQDLDEVAVKYLEQARQKEPDNQDLLAALGNLYFRIGEDDKAMKVLEQAGEESLSLLMIKGRSLAQSGQFEQAYQVFRQALVLDHSPEVLYGCGMMAFHLGRLDEAAELVNNLQALDEEYVAAYPLAADIHLSLGHTEKAIDSLMQYVALSGFDLDQIRRLIALLTQAGRYDEAKEYQQLHDLWDEQSEEE is encoded by the coding sequence ATGCCTAAAAAATGGCTCTATGTCATAGACGAAGCAGTCAAACGTATCGAGAACGACGAATTGGAGCTCGGTCTGACCGCTCTGCAAAAAGTCCAGGAACACGGGAAAGATCTGCCGGAAGTGATGATGTATCTATCCGAAGTCTGGTATCGATTAGGACATTTGGAAGAGGCAGGAGAGCTACTTTCGGACGTCATGGAAAAAAATCCGGGAATGGAGCCTTCCTTGCGGCGTGAATGCCAAATGCTGTTGGCGGAAATCGCACTCGATTCCAGCGATTTTGAGACGGCACAGCATTTGCTATACGAGTGCAAAGAGTCTGGATACGAAAGCATCCAGCTTGACTTGCTTTTGGCTGATCTCTACTCCCTGCAAGACCTGGATGAAGTAGCAGTCAAATATTTGGAACAAGCGCGTCAAAAGGAACCCGATAATCAGGATTTGCTTGCAGCACTCGGCAATCTGTACTTCCGTATCGGAGAAGATGATAAAGCAATGAAGGTGCTCGAGCAAGCTGGAGAAGAGAGCCTGTCCCTCTTGATGATCAAGGGGCGTTCCTTGGCTCAGAGCGGTCAATTCGAGCAAGCCTACCAAGTATTCCGTCAGGCACTCGTCCTCGATCACTCGCCTGAAGTTCTCTATGGATGTGGCATGATGGCATTCCATCTGGGGCGTTTGGATGAAGCGGCGGAGCTGGTAAACAATCTACAAGCGTTGGATGAGGAGTACGTGGCTGCGTATCCACTTGCAGCGGACATTCACCTTTCCTTGGGACATACAGAAAAAGCGATTGATTCCTTGATGCAATACGTTGCTCTGTCGGGATTCGATCTTGATCAAATTCGCCGTCTCATTGCTCTCCTGACGCAAGCAGGGCGATACGACGAAGCCAAGGAATACCAGCAGTTGCACGATCTTTGGGATGAGCAATCGGAAGAAGAGTAA
- the trpA gene encoding tryptophan synthase subunit alpha, giving the protein MTVAVNRIDRLFEDRSRKRFIPFITVGDPTLEATYQIAHALVEAGAELLELGIPYSDPLADGPTIQRASQRALENGVSITDALQLVGRLRESGMEASLVLFSYFNPVLQYGVDRFFADLAKFGADGVVIPDLPIEENGLAVEAAKKYGIHVISLVAPTSESRIQTIGEQATGFLYCVSSLGVTGARASLREDLADFLGRVKASTTVPTAVGFGISTPEQVKAVAPHTDGVIVGSAIVLEIERHVEQLKDPNQSKEAVEKIKTFVHQLASALQ; this is encoded by the coding sequence ATGACGGTAGCCGTGAATCGTATTGATCGTTTGTTTGAAGATCGCAGTCGTAAACGTTTTATTCCATTCATCACGGTAGGCGATCCTACCTTGGAGGCAACGTATCAGATCGCACATGCTCTGGTAGAAGCGGGAGCAGAACTTCTTGAGTTGGGAATCCCATACTCTGATCCACTTGCGGATGGCCCAACCATCCAGCGTGCCTCACAACGAGCACTGGAAAACGGCGTTTCCATTACAGATGCTTTGCAGCTCGTCGGAAGACTGCGTGAGTCGGGTATGGAGGCTTCGCTGGTTTTGTTTTCCTATTTCAACCCGGTGCTGCAGTACGGTGTCGATCGCTTTTTCGCAGACCTTGCCAAGTTTGGTGCGGATGGAGTCGTCATTCCTGACTTGCCGATCGAGGAAAATGGACTTGCTGTAGAAGCAGCCAAAAAGTATGGCATCCATGTCATCTCGCTGGTGGCACCGACATCAGAGTCACGAATTCAAACCATTGGGGAGCAAGCGACAGGATTCCTCTATTGTGTATCATCTTTAGGGGTTACAGGCGCGCGTGCCAGCCTGCGAGAAGACTTAGCCGACTTCCTGGGAAGAGTGAAAGCCAGTACGACCGTTCCAACTGCTGTTGGCTTCGGTATTTCTACACCGGAGCAGGTAAAAGCAGTTGCTCCACATACGGATGGTGTGATTGTCGGTAGTGCAATCGTGCTTGAAATCGAGCGACACGTTGAACAATTGAAAGATCCTAACCAGTCTAAAGAGGCTGTCGAAAAAATAAAAACGTTTGTACATCAGTTAGCGAGTGCGCTACAATAA